The following proteins are co-located in the Triticum aestivum cultivar Chinese Spring chromosome 1A, IWGSC CS RefSeq v2.1, whole genome shotgun sequence genome:
- the LOC123068536 gene encoding uncharacterized protein → MRIRRSAARLLGSAYSAPAPPQPDLPLPPPPPPPPPPPPVLEPCSSHAGGDGFTAGGGGTSSAERCELSRSPWELMAQLDPSDPKEVEHFMGKYFVSVPCRTSWLFQASILAASIKGEEEGEGKGEDMAGDMADEVFAKRRQKVAKKKRTVMENRGGEKNAWGHKKTTEVQSDDDDFVADGGGELWVCKKNDGKRRFCRRPVSQPDSFCIYHSDLKSALPPTSSAASKPSSSAKPRKRRRVDAGEGYLYYAGFGPSLSKRQRSSSNVLESLPDEQEEALPEEHTAGPAQTVDADHQAASARVDEPRCDELAGIAGGDEESSDDALGCNDEPRVVGVNGNIKRKSPFKKRWRKPVKARSLKSLMC, encoded by the exons ATGCGGATCCGCAGGTCTGCCGCCCGCCTGCTCGGCTCCGCCTactccgcccccgcgccgccgcaaCCAGACCTCCCGcttccgcccccgcccccgcccccgcccccgccgccgccagtgCTGGAGCCCTGTTCCTCCCACGCGGGGGGCGACGGGTTCACGGCCGGGGGCGGGGGGACCTCCTCCGCGGAGCGGTGCGAGCTCAGCCGGTCGCCGTGGGAGCTCATGGCCCAGCTCGACCCCTCCGATCCCAAG GAGGTGGAACACTTCATGGGGAAATACTTCGTCAGTGTCCCATGCCGGACGAGCTGGCTCTTCCAGGCCAGCATTCTTGCCGCCTCCATCaagggggaggaagaaggggaggggaagggggaggaCATGGCAGGAGATATGGCTGACGAGGTCTTTGCCAAACGGCGGCAGAAGGTTGCCAAGAAGAAGAGGACAGTCATGGAAAACAGAGGGGGTGAGAAGAATGCGTGGGGGCATAAGAAGACCACTGAGGTTCAGAGTGATGACGACGATTTCGTGGCTGACGGAGGAGGAGAACTTTGGGTGTGCAAGAAGAATGACGGCAAGAGGAGGTTTTGCCGCCGGCCGGTGAGCCAGCCTGATTCCTTTTGCATATATCACTCAGATCTTAAGTCTGCGCTGCCGCCGACTTCATCAGCGGCCTCCAAACCCTCCAGCAGCGCCAAGCCACGTAAGAGGAGGCGTGTCGATGCAGGTGAGGGGTACTTATACTACGCCGGGTTCGGCCCGTCCCTCAGCAAGAGGCAGAGATCAAGCAGCAATGTACTGGAATCTTTACCTGATGAGCAAGAGGAGGCACTGCCTGAAGAGCATACTGCAGGTCCAGCCCAAACTGTTGATGCAGACCATCAAGCGGCATCAGCACGCGTTGATGAGCCTAGGTGTGATGAGTTGGCCGGGATTGCGGGCGGCGACGAGGAGAGCAGCGACGACGCACTTGGCTGCAACGATGAACCCCGGGTTGTTGGCGTCAACGGCAACATCAAGAGGAAGAGCCCGTTTAAGAAGAGGTGGAGGAAGCCTGTGAAAGCTCGCTCACTCAAGTCATTGATGTGTTAG